A stretch of the Gemmatimonas aurantiaca genome encodes the following:
- a CDS encoding YaiO family outer membrane beta-barrel protein, whose protein sequence is MSSVRTSFLTRALLLLALPSALLSTPHILEAQTGDSARVVAPPAAEQPASWHLQVSTFYSSADNGYGVWQGQDARLLYSSAKLSPFVSVGTQSRPNGRQQVYGAGSYINIAPWMYAIVGIGSAPDKGTVLFPKLRSDASVFIAVPKVKGVLVSAGITDLRYTDKRAGGQIVSLGSMVYRGRGIYNAAVFLNEDRASGARSSAWQAGGQWGTQGKFWVGGGVGSGNEAYRLLSTTPFDARFRSQFVSAFASKWITKGSGVSVRLDYERKVDVFNRQAIGLTYFIDF, encoded by the coding sequence TTGTCTTCCGTCCGCACATCCTTCCTCACACGCGCGCTTCTGCTCCTGGCGCTGCCGTCCGCCTTGCTGTCGACGCCGCACATTCTCGAGGCGCAGACCGGCGACAGCGCCCGTGTCGTGGCGCCGCCCGCGGCCGAGCAGCCTGCCTCGTGGCATCTGCAGGTGTCGACGTTCTACAGTTCCGCCGACAATGGCTATGGGGTCTGGCAGGGGCAGGATGCGCGTCTGCTCTATTCGTCCGCGAAGCTGAGTCCCTTCGTGAGTGTGGGCACGCAGTCCCGCCCGAATGGACGGCAGCAGGTGTACGGCGCCGGATCGTACATCAACATCGCGCCCTGGATGTACGCCATCGTCGGCATCGGCTCGGCGCCGGACAAGGGCACCGTGCTCTTTCCGAAGCTGCGCAGCGATGCGAGTGTGTTCATCGCCGTGCCGAAAGTGAAAGGCGTGCTCGTCTCCGCCGGCATAACCGATCTGCGCTACACGGACAAGCGCGCCGGCGGACAGATCGTTTCGCTGGGATCGATGGTGTATCGCGGACGCGGGATCTACAATGCCGCCGTCTTCCTCAACGAAGACCGGGCGAGCGGCGCCCGCTCGAGCGCCTGGCAGGCCGGCGGACAGTGGGGCACACAGGGGAAGTTCTGGGTGGGTGGTGGCGTCGGCTCGGGCAATGAAGCCTATCGTCTGCTGTCGACCACACCGTTCGATGCGCGATTCCGCAGTCAGTTCGTCTCCGCCTTCGCCTCCAAGTGGATCACGAAAGGCAGTGGCGTGTCGGTGCGTCTCGACTACGAGCGCAAGGTGGACGTGTTCAATCGCCAGGCGATCGGGCTGACGTATTTCATCGATTTCTGA
- the rpsG gene encoding 30S ribosomal protein S7, which translates to MSRRKSAVKRTVLPDARYDSQTVSKFINSLMIQGKKSTAEGIFYGAMDIVEAKTSQPGVGVFKQALNNLKPVVEVKSRRVGGATYQVPVEVRQDRRTALAMRWLISYSRDRNEKSMKEKLAAEVLAASRGEGNAIKKKEDTHRMAEANKAFAHYRW; encoded by the coding sequence GTGAGCCGCCGCAAGAGCGCCGTGAAGCGCACCGTCCTCCCCGACGCGCGCTACGATAGCCAGACCGTTTCGAAGTTCATCAACTCCCTGATGATCCAGGGCAAGAAGTCCACCGCCGAAGGCATCTTCTACGGCGCGATGGACATCGTCGAAGCGAAGACCAGCCAGCCCGGTGTGGGCGTCTTCAAGCAGGCGCTGAACAACCTCAAGCCGGTCGTCGAGGTGAAGAGCCGCCGCGTCGGTGGTGCGACGTACCAGGTGCCCGTGGAAGTCCGTCAGGACCGCCGCACGGCGCTGGCCATGCGCTGGTTGATCAGCTACTCGCGTGACCGCAACGAGAAGAGCATGAAGGAGAAGCTCGCGGCCGAAGTGCTGGCCGCCTCCCGCGGCGAAGGCAATGCGATCAAGAAGAAGGAAGACACACATCGCATGGCCGAAGCCAACAAGGCGTTCGCGCACTATCGCTGGTGA
- the rpsL gene encoding 30S ribosomal protein S12 has protein sequence MPTINQLVRRARKDVVEKSKAPALKSNPFKRGVCTRVYTTTPKKPNSALRKVARVRLTNQLEVTAYIPGEGHNLQEHSIVLVRGGRVKDLPGVRYHIVRGTLDASGVNGRNQSRSKYGTKRPKPGQAAAGGKKK, from the coding sequence ATGCCTACGATCAATCAGTTGGTCCGCCGCGCCCGCAAGGACGTGGTGGAGAAGTCGAAGGCGCCCGCGCTCAAGAGCAATCCGTTCAAGCGTGGCGTCTGCACCCGCGTCTATACCACGACGCCCAAGAAGCCCAACTCGGCGCTGCGCAAAGTCGCACGTGTTCGTCTCACGAACCAGCTCGAGGTCACGGCGTACATCCCCGGTGAAGGCCACAACCTGCAGGAACACTCGATCGTGCTCGTGCGCGGCGGTCGTGTGAAGGACCTGCCGGGTGTGCGTTACCACATCGTCCGCGGTACGCTCGACGCCTCGGGCGTGAACGGCCGCAATCAGAGCCGTTCGAAGTACGGCACCAAGCGTCCGAAGCCGGGTCAGGCTGCGGCTGGAGGTAAGAAGAAGTGA